The region TCCATGTCAAGTCGCTGAGGATCAAAATCGGTGCGTTCTAATAGAAGTTTTACGCGCTCGCGTAACTTTTCAAGTTCTTCGGTGACTGCTGTTTTGGATAATTCGGTGATTTTGTCCAAACGGGTTTCGATCGTTTCGAGCCGATGAATGAAGTCATTTGCCAGTTCTGTGCCTTCGCTGCGGCGCATGCGGTTCATTTCATCCAGCGCTTCGTCAATACAAGTTAAAATATTTTTCCAAAGCGCCTCTTGGGCCTCGGCATCGTTATTGGAAACAAAAATATCATTGTACTGCAGAAGATGTTCCAAACGTACATCCTGCGCTATGCCGGCCTTTTCCGCCGCTTCGCGTAAGGCGGAAGCATATTGCTGAAACACGCTGTGATCAATTTTAAACGAAGCCAGATTGACATCCGGAGACTGAATGGTTAATGACACCGTGATTTTGCCGCGATCAAGTTTGCGTTTCAGAAATTCACGCACCTCGTTTTCTTTAAGAACAAAACTGCGCGGTGATTTCCACGAAAGATCTAAAAAACGATTGTTGACGGAACGCATTTCGACGGAAATGCTGGTTGAACCGAAGATGCGCTCCGATTTTCCGAAGCCGGTCATGCTGTAAATCATACGAGACGTTTGCTCCCAAAGCGGGACTGATGCCAGTTCCACGCTGTTTGTATTATAGTATGTATATCGTTGTATTGCGGTTGCCATCCGAGTATGGCTTTAGCCTTTTCAGCACTTCCGACAAGCACGGCCGGATCTCCGGGCCTGCGTTCGCCGTAGTGAACGGGTATACTTTTGCCCGTTACTTTTTCACTTGCGGCAATAATCTCTTTGACTGAAAAACCCTTACCGTTGCCGAGGTTAAAAAAATCACTGCGGTTCTCACGAACCAAAAAGTCTAACGCTCTAATATGGGCGTCGGCAAGATCGGTAACGTGAATATAATCGCGAACGCATGTACCGTCGGGTGTTTCATAATCGGCACCGTAGACAGTGATGTGCGATCGGCGACCCATCGCAGCATCCAATACGAGCGGAATGAGATGCGTTTCCGGATTGTGATCCTCACCGATACCGCCATCCGGATCGGCACCGGACGCATTAAAATATCGAAGGCATACTGACTTCAAACCATGCGCCCGATCAAAGTCTGACAAAATTTGCTCCACCATTTTTTTGGTTTGCCCGTAGGGATTGATCGGCACCTGAGGGTGTTCTTCCGTCAAAGGCGTTTTTTGCGGTATACCGTACGTCGCACAGGTGGATGAAAAAACTAATTTTTTAACATTATGCCGCACCATCGCTTCTAAAAGATGGAGCGTTGAACCGACATTGTTTTGATAATATTTGCCGGGATTTTCGACCGATTCGCCGACGTAAGCATACGCTGCAAAATGAAGCACGGCCTGCGGTTTGTGTTGTT is a window of bacterium DNA encoding:
- a CDS encoding YicC family protein, with protein sequence MIYSMTGFGKSERIFGSTSISVEMRSVNNRFLDLSWKSPRSFVLKENEVREFLKRKLDRGKITVSLTIQSPDVNLASFKIDHSVFQQYASALREAAEKAGIAQDVRLEHLLQYNDIFVSNNDAEAQEALWKNILTCIDEALDEMNRMRRSEGTELANDFIHRLETIETRLDKITELSKTAVTEELEKLRERVKLLLERTDFDPQRLDMELAILADKVDITEELVRFRSHNKMFRSLVEGKETQVGRKLNFIVQEMGRETNTIGSKSSQSEVIHTVVSIKEELEKIREQIQNVE
- the galE gene encoding UDP-glucose 4-epimerase GalE is translated as MKILITGGAGYIGSHAVRLLLRAGHDVVILDNLIFGHADFAQGCPLIQADLSDMAMLEKTFEQHKPQAVLHFAAYAYVGESVENPGKYYQNNVGSTLHLLEAMVRHNVKKLVFSSTCATYGIPQKTPLTEEHPQVPINPYGQTKKMVEQILSDFDRAHGLKSVCLRYFNASGADPDGGIGEDHNPETHLIPLVLDAAMGRRSHITVYGADYETPDGTCVRDYIHVTDLADAHIRALDFLVRENRSDFFNLGNGKGFSVKEIIAASEKVTGKSIPVHYGERRPGDPAVLVGSAEKAKAILGWQPQYNDIHTIIQTAWNWHQSRFGSKRLV